ACAAGATAAATGGCGAGTATAAATAGGAGTTGGAAACCAAGGCTCCATAAAGCATCAATCAATTTTAAGAATTGGTCTAATAAATACATACTTGCTCCGTTTCGTATCTTTATGTAGCATAACAGTATAATTGGGCCAAAGCTGATTGCCTTGGCTAACGTTTGGAAAGCCGTTCAACGGGTGCCGGACAATAGAGCATTTACATCCCAGTGTGTCAAGGGGAAATATTGGCGCCTACTTAAGTACTATCACTATGTTACGAGCTGCATGAAAGCGATGAAAACATCTTGAGTTGTGGTACGCGATCTGTTATTTTCGCCTGTATGGAAAAGCAAACAGACAAAGTCAGCGGCGGCACAAATGCTCCCGTCTCGTTTCCGAGATGGCGCGAGGTGTTGCATTCGGAAATCGGCGATTCCTCTCAAAGGAACGGGATGGAACAGGACATCTTTGCCTGGCTGAAGTTTCTCAAGGCAAACGCCCGGCGTGCCTCCGTGGAATCCGTTTTGGATTATCTGCATCATATCGAAGAACAGGGGCAAAAAACCGATTCGGTGCGCGCATCCCTGCGGTGGTTTTTCAAATCCGCCGCCATTCAGTCAGGGGTTCCGGATACGGTTCATCCTGAACAGGGCGCCCGACAACACGTCATCGAACTGGAAAGACCGGATGCGGGTTTGACAGCCTGGGAAAAACGCCTGGTTACCGCCATTCGACGCAAGCATTTGCAGTGGCGCACCGAACAGACGTATCGTGGCTGGGCGAGACGCTTTGCCATCTGGCTGGAAGGGCGGCCGGTCGAGGAGGCGAGCGCCGCCGACATCCGGGGGTTTCTCGACCATCTCGCCGTGGATGCGAGGGTTTCGGCCAGCACTCAGCGCC
This DNA window, taken from Syntrophales bacterium, encodes the following:
- a CDS encoding phage integrase N-terminal SAM-like domain-containing protein — protein: MEQDIFAWLKFLKANARRASVESVLDYLHHIEEQGQKTDSVRASLRWFFKSAAIQSGVPDTVHPEQGARQHVIELERPDAGLTAWEKRLVTAIRRKHLQWRTEQTYRGWARRFAIWLEGRPVEEASAADIRGFLDHLAVDARVSASTQR